CGGGATGACCGCACTCCGGGAAAAACTGTCAGACCCTTAGGACAAAGTGTCTGAACCCGAACCCCCTCCAATCCCCTACCGCTTGTCGATCGAGACCGCCTGCCAGGTTCCTTTTTCATTGTCGCGATTGGCTTCGATCCGTACTTCGTCGCCTTCTCTCAGATCGCCGAAGGTGCCCGCGCTTCCTTTGTATTGCGTGAAATCCGTCACGCCGATCTCAAAAACCTCTTCCTGACGGGTCTGCGGATTCGAGCGGCTTACCGTAACGGACTGATGCGGCGGCTGCACCTTCACGAGTCGTCCCTCCATCGATTCCGTGAACACCGCTCCCGGTGTCGTCTTTTCCGTTTTCTCGATGCTGGACGCGGCCCATCCCCGGCGCATGCCGCTATCATCGATGTCGACGCGCACCTGATCTCCGGCCGACAGATCCTCCAGGGACCCCGCATCCCTTCGATATTGCGTCAGCGGCGTCACGAACAGCGTCACCACATGGCCGCGGCGCGCCTCGGGACTCACGACGACGACGGAAAATTTTCCTTCGGCCCGATTGACGGCGGCCACCTGGCCTTCCAGGGTTTCCGCGGAAACAGGCGGCTGGCAAGCCAGGACCGCAAACGCGATCATCCAAAGCATCTTGATGTTCATGGCAGCACCTTCCCTTTCCTGTTGTGTTTTCAATTCCTGTGCCAGGAAAGAAAGGGGGTGAAAAGGAGAGGGGAAACTTCGGAAGGAAGACCGGGATCAGTCGAAAATGACTTTGGTGCCCGTCAATTTGTCATGCCAGGCCCGGTGCTTGACGTCGAACTTCACCGCGAAAAAGCCGAACCCGAGCGGAAGAGCGGAGAGGAAATACGCAAGACTGCGGAACAAAGAGCGCGCGGCTCCGAGGGCCCGTCCGTCGTCGCGGCTCACCTTGAGCTTGAAAAAAGCCTTGCCCGGCGTGCGGCCCTTGTGCGAAAAGAAAACCGTGTGATAAATCAGAAACAAGAGGGCCCAGCTCCCCGCAAAACCCGCGCTCAAAAGCCCGGCTTCCCGTTCCAGGCCGCCGCGCCGTCCGCGGAATTCTTCGATCTCGCCGGCCCCGGGAAAGCCTTCGGGAATGGGTCCTGAGCCCCAGAGCATGACCTCGGCGGATTCCGGATTCGCGGCTTCGGGCTGCTCCTCCGCCTGTTCCGTAAGCTGGGAGAGCTGATCGTTTTTAGCGTCGATCGCCGTCTGCCGTTCCGAGAGTTTTTCTTCTTCGGTGTCCACGGCGGAAACTTTGGCGCTCAATTCCTCCTGCGCCTGTTCGAAGGCCTGGCGCCTCTTGCGCAGCTCGGTTTCCTCGCGGATCAAGGCTTCGTTGGTTTCCGGCGACGGCGTGCTTTCACTCTTTTGCGAGAAGAGCTCGTCGTCGCGGTCCAGGAGTTTTCCCTTTTCATCGAGATCGATCTGCACGGCCTCGAGTTCCCTTCGTTTGGCCGCAATCCGGCCCTGCGCCGCCGCGAGTTCGCCGGTAAGGGCATCGATTTCTTTTTTCAAGGCCTCGGTCTTGGCCGGCGCCGCGCGGTGCGTCTCGGCCTGAGCGGCCCAGGTATCGGCCCAGACGTGAAGCTCGCGCGTTTTCCGCGCATGATGCGAAAAAGGAGCGGCAAACGCGAGAAAAACAGCCAGGCTGATCAAAAGCCCGTCCATGACAAACGCGCAGGCGCGCCGCCAGGTGGGCACGATGGCTGACGGCAGATCCGTCCCCCGCCCTTCGGCGTCCTGGCCGCTTGGGCCCGGGCGCAGCACTTTGTAAAGTTTGATTTTGTGCGGCAGGCCTTTGAGGATGCGGTAGCCGAGCTCCTCGA
The genomic region above belongs to Verrucomicrobiia bacterium and contains:
- a CDS encoding DUF5666 domain-containing protein, with translation MNIKMLWMIAFAVLACQPPVSAETLEGQVAAVNRAEGKFSVVVVSPEARRGHVVTLFVTPLTQYRRDAGSLEDLSAGDQVRVDIDDSGMRRGWAASSIEKTEKTTPGAVFTESMEGRLVKVQPPHQSVTVSRSNPQTRQEEVFEIGVTDFTQYKGSAGTFGDLREGDEVRIEANRDNEKGTWQAVSIDKR
- a CDS encoding RDD family protein, giving the protein METSNLTVMFTDMKGFTIRTSSQSREETRQMIERHREILLPVITRLGGRLIKEIGDAFLVVFDSPTDAVLAGVALQETLAKHNAGAPKDRIEVRIAVNSGEVIMEKGDVYGEAVNIAARVQAHAEANEIYFTEAVYLSMNKPEVHFEELGYRILKGLPHKIKLYKVLRPGPSGQDAEGRGTDLPSAIVPTWRRACAFVMDGLLISLAVFLAFAAPFSHHARKTRELHVWADTWAAQAETHRAAPAKTEALKKEIDALTGELAAAQGRIAAKRRELEAVQIDLDEKGKLLDRDDELFSQKSESTPSPETNEALIREETELRKRRQAFEQAQEELSAKVSAVDTEEEKLSERQTAIDAKNDQLSQLTEQAEEQPEAANPESAEVMLWGSGPIPEGFPGAGEIEEFRGRRGGLEREAGLLSAGFAGSWALLFLIYHTVFFSHKGRTPGKAFFKLKVSRDDGRALGAARSLFRSLAYFLSALPLGFGFFAVKFDVKHRAWHDKLTGTKVIFD